Proteins encoded within one genomic window of Macrotis lagotis isolate mMagLag1 chromosome 3, bilby.v1.9.chrom.fasta, whole genome shotgun sequence:
- the SYT8 gene encoding synaptotagmin-8 produces the protein MTTENLTRPGLSSAHSPTASPSSAPTQDASGFLQDIWDRIPLPRWVLITILVGAAFLLASCLLCIVCCWCRRRRRKKGVKKEMVGLGRASNATSAHLVQPDVDDVELGLEDPKRGRLQLSLEYNFRAQELKVGLKQAVDLKALQASSMADPYARIYLTSDPRKVHETKVHRQTLSPIFDENCVFQVSQAELPEAMLVIMVMDFNRFSHHAPIGELLIPLGTSDLHHVLEQWYELGPPGRAEQEQMGELCFSLRYVPSTGKLTVVVLEARGLHQGLSDCYVKVQVLLNRKKWKKKKTSVKRSTGSPYFNEAFTFPVPFSQIQNVDLLVSVWSHSRVARGEPLGKLVLGCRATGHQLHHWADMLAHARRPMAQWHRLQPPQEVDKALQLRKGRRFPLPGS, from the exons ATGACTACAGAAAATCTGACCAGGCCTGGCCTCTCCTCTGCCCACTCCCCCACGGCATCCCCCTCCTCTGCTCCCACCCAAGACGCATCAGGATTCCTCCAGGATATCTGGGACAGGATTCCCT TACCTCGGTGGGTGCTCATCACCATCCTTGTGGGAGCTGCCTTCCTGTTGGCCTCCTGCCTGCTCTGCATTGTCTGTTGCTGGTGCCGCCGGCGGCGAAGAAAGAAGGGTGTAAAGAAGGAGATGGTAGGCCTGGGCAGGGCCTCCAATGCCACCAGCGCCCACCTG GTACAGCCTGATGTGGATGATGTGGAGCTGGGGCTGGAGGACCCCAAGAGAGGACGGCTGCAGCTCTCCTTGGAGTACAACTTCCGGGCCCAGGAG CTGAAGGTGGGCCTGAAGCAGGCTGTAGATCTGAAGGCCCTGCAGGCCAGCAGCATGGCTGACCCCTATGCCCGGATCTACCTGACCTCAGACCCCCGGAAGGTTCATGAGACCAAGGTGCACCGGCAGACTCTCAGCCCCATCTTCGATGAGAACTGTGTCTTCCAG GTCTCCCAAGCAGAGCTGCCTGAGGCCATGCTGGTGATCATGGTCATGGATTTCAATCGCTTCTCCCACCATGCCCCCATTGGGGAGCTCCTCATTCCCCTGGGGACCAGTGACCTTCACCATGTCCTGGAGCAGTGGTATGAGCTGGGGCCACCTGGCCGGGCAGAG CAGGAGCAGATGGGAGAGCTGTGCTTCTCACTCCGCTATGTCCCCAGCACTGGGAAGCTGACGGTGGTGGTCCTTGAGGCCCGAGGCCTGCACCAGGGGCTGTCAG ACTGCTATGTGAaggttcaggtcctcctgaatcggaaaaaatggaagaagaagaaaacgaGTGTGAAAAGAAGCACGGGCAGCCCCTACTTTAACGAAGCCTTCACCTTCCCCGTGCCTTTCAGTCAGATCCAG AACGTGGACTTGTTGGTGTCCGTCTGGAGCCACAGCCGGGTGGCCAGGGGGGAGCCCCTGGGGAAGTTAGTCTTGGGCTGCCGAGCCACTGGCCACCAGCTGCATCACTGGGCAGACATGCTGGCCCATGCCCGGCGGCCCATGGCCCAGTGGCACAGGCTACAGCCCCCCCAGGAGGTGGATAAGGCACTCCAGCTAAGGAAAGGCCGGCGGTTTCCTCTGCCCGGTTCCTag